The sequence GCAGCGCGGCGAGATTCTCGCCCGCTATCTGGCGCAGGTGCGCGCGGCATGGAGTGGGGAGCAGTTAAGCGGCGACGGCAATCAGCTCTATCCCGAAGCGGCCCACCTCAACCAACGGGTCTGGCAGGCGACGTTTTCGGTGGACGGCGCGGTGCGCGCCGGCAAAGCGGGCGACGGACTGATGCTGTCCCGCACCCAGCCGCGCCCGGAGAGCTTTCCCGACGCCACGCTGGCGGATTTGCAGAATCAGATGATCGACGCCTATCTGGCCGCGCTGCCGGAGGGGGTGCAACCGCGGATTCTCGGGTCGCGCAGCGTGTTCGTCGCCGACGATCGCCAGTTGGCGTTAAGCCTGGCGGAAAAGGGGCTGCGCCGTTCCGCCGCGCGTCTCGGCGCGTTCCGCCCGATACGACAGGGGTCGGTCGCCGAGCTGATCGACTCTTTCGACAGCCACGTCGGGACGGCTGAGGATGTTATCGCCTCCCTTCAGGCGGACAGTTCGCTGGCCCGGGTGACCGATCTGTCGTTTCAGGTACACTCCATCGATCCGCCGCACGCCCTGATCCTGCGCTCCCT comes from Brenneria nigrifluens DSM 30175 = ATCC 13028 and encodes:
- a CDS encoding putative FMN-dependent luciferase-like monooxygenase, which gives rise to MTSKRLGFFTRLLDDVSAQQRYRLATEQIIKAEQLGFDSAWVAQHHFHADEGGLPSPLVFLAHVAANTRRIRLGTGVITLPMEHPLRVAEDTAVLDLLSNGRLEVGIGSGGTPSSFAAFGHDSTQRGEILARYLAQVRAAWSGEQLSGDGNQLYPEAAHLNQRVWQATFSVDGAVRAGKAGDGLMLSRTQPRPESFPDATLADLQNQMIDAYLAALPEGVQPRILGSRSVFVADDRQLALSLAEKGLRRSAARLGAFRPIRQGSVAELIDSFDSHVGTAEDVIASLQADSSLARVTDLSFQVHSIDPPHALILRSLELIATQVAPALGWQPAVKQKNPLGQETI